The nucleotide sequence ACTGGCAGCTGAAATAAACCCGATAGTCAATGGCTTTGACAAAGCGCTTGATTTCAACAAGAAGATCCAAGGCCCTTTTACGATTCCCGAAGAAGTTGTCATCAATGATAAAGATGGAATCCGCGCCCAGTGCGTAGAGGCTGCGAATCTCCGTCATCACCTGTTCCACTGATTTATTCCGGGGCCGCTTGCCCAGCCGAATTGGTATTTCGCAGAACTCGCACGAGTGCGGACAGCCGCGCGATGTTTCAATGATTGCCGTTGAATATGCCGAAAGCTCAAGCAACTCGAAGCGGGGAGCAGGAGAAGCGCCTAAATCCACAAACCCGTCCTGTGCGTATAAAGGCTGAACAGTGCCTGATTGAAAATCGCGGATGAATGACGGCCAGGTATATTCAGCCTCTCCCAGAAAAACTATATCGGCATGTTCCGCACACTCGCCGAGATTTGATTTTTGGACGAGCGGCCCTCCGATTGCCACAGTTTTTCCCTTACTGCGGAATAAGTCTGCCAGTTGATAAACCCGCTCCTTCTGGATGTGGTAGCCGGTAATGCCTACTATATCGGCATCCGTGTCAAAATCAACGGGTTTGACATTTTCGTCGCATATGACGACATCATGTTCCCTTGGAGTTAAAGCGGCTAAAGTGGCAAGCGATAACGGCGGGAAAGGGAATACATTGCCGTCAATGTCTCTGGAATAAGAAAAGTCCCACAGCGAAAGTGGCAAGCGCGGATTGATAAGACATATTTTCATCTTTTGGATTCACAGATCTCCGCTATTCTGTAGTAGTGCGTCTGCATGTGCTTGTATGCCAGCAAATGAAAAACAGTCTCATCCAGATTCCGCAGCCTGTGAGACGCTAGAGACTTAAGAACATGGAAAAACATTTTGCGCGTTTTCCTGTCAGCTCGGAACAGGTAAAACGAAAGCATGCGAATCAGTATCATTGCTGTCTTTAGATTGAGGACAGGCATTGATGATGTCAGGTTTCTGGTGTTAGAGCCGATATACTGAATCATCTTGGCCCTGAAGGATTCCGGCGAGAACATTTTTCTCAGAATGCGCGCAAAGTTTTTCTCAAGCTCTTCCTCGCTCATCTTCTGCGGAATCAGGTTCGTTGCCTTGGAGACTTCTTCTTCGCTGAGTGCGGTCAGTCCGAGTAAGGAGGGGAGCCGCAGCAGCCTGTTTGTCTCCAGCGCGCGCCGGTAAAGGGGGGTTTCCGGAAGCGCCTGCAGCAGTCCTACCTGTACAGGGATAAAGTTGGTATCCCGGATAAACTCAAGCTGCCTGTCAAAAGACGACAGGTCATCACTTTCAAGCCCGAACATGATGCCGGCCCACACCGTGATGCCGTAGGACTTGATCTTTTCAACAGCGCGGGTTATGTCCATATCTATCTGATGTCTCTTGTTCAGTTCGCTCAGTTTGCCTTTGTCTCCGGTCTCTATTCCTATGAACAGCCGGAGAAAGTTTGCTGCCCGGAATAAATCCAGCAGTTCATCATCGTTCGCCACATCCAGGGCCGCCTGAGTATAAAAGTACATCTTAGTCGGAAGAGAAGGAAGCAGGGCGGCTATCTCTTTTAGCAGGGTTTTGGCATACGGCTTGTTGCCTGCAAAATTGTCATCCACAATAAATACCGAATCATTGCCGAGTCCTGAAAGAATTCTTATTTCGCTGAGAACCTGTTCTATTTTTTTAGAGCGGGGTTGGCCGCCGTACTTTATAGGAATATCACAAAAGTCGCACCGGTAAGGGCATCCCCGCGTTACCTGAATGCATCCGCTTGCGTACTGGCCTGATTTCAGCAGATGAAAATGAGGAACGGGAGAGTCCTCAATATTTATAAATTCTTTTTGATGGTATATGCTCTTTTGTTTCCCCTGCTTGAAATCATCTATGAATGCAGGCCAGGTATATTCAGCCTCGCCGATAAAAACCACATCCGCGTACGTTTTGCATTCCTCAAGCATATCGAATGTGATTGGCCCGCCGAGGGCAACAAGCTTTCCGCGCTTTCTGTACTCGTTTGCTAATTCAAAAACCCTCTTTCTCTGGGGTACGGAGCCGGTCAAAGCAATAATATCAGCATCGGTTTCAAAACTTACAGCCTCAACATTTTCATCAATAAGCCCGACGGCGCAGTCAGGAGGGGTCAGGGCTGCCAGCGTAGGAAGAGATAACGGCATGTGAGAATATTTTACGCCTACAAGGTCCATGCAATGATGAAAGTTCATTGAATGGGGGTGATGCTTTGGATTGATGAAGGTTATTTTCATTTAAATACTTTCCTTATTACGTGATAGATTTTGATACCGCCTGTATAGGCTAAAGCAAAGCCAGAGTGAAAAAAACAGAAAGAGGACCAGTGTAGCCATCTGCCATGCGTTAAAAATAGTATTGCCTATCATTTCATCTTTCCTCATAAACTCTAAAAAAAAGCGCCCGCCCGAATACAGAGTGCCTGCAGAGGCAAAGACCGTCCCCGGATACAGTGCCCATTTTTCACGCTTGTGATACATGATTTCAGTAATCACTAATATAGCAAAAGCCTCAAGCATAAACAATAAAGGCAGATTCCATACGAGGCTGTCATGAGGCATGCCGTGATAGTCGTGCCGTATCTGTGAAGACGGAATATAAAAATCAAGGGGAAGCGTAAAGACAGAGAGAAATGAGGTTTTAATCGAGTCAGGCGCTATTTTTCCATAACAACACCCATTCAAAAGACATCCTATCCGGCCCAACAGGACCGAAAGAGGAAAAGTGAACGCAACTGCATCCATAAGCTGCATGGGCGGAATTTTCATCACATACTTGATATAAAGAAGACTATACAGCAGGACCGATATAATGCTGCCTATTACGGTAAGTCCCGAAAAGGGATAAGAAGTGCTTTCTGCTCCTGCAAGAACCGGGATTATTTTATTAAAAAGGTGAGCTCCTAAGGTGCCGACCGGCAAGGCAAATAATAACCACGGGAAAATTGTATAGAAAGGATAACCCAGTTTTTTTGAGCGTATCAGAAAGAGAATCCAGCAGATCACTACACTGCCGAGCGCGGCGAGCCGCCAAGTAGAAATTTCCAGACTGCCGAAATAAATAGAAGGTAACATTTCAGATGGAAGACGTTAAATGAAAGACATTATTATGGAACCCGCGCTTTAATTTGCCGGGAGGTGAATCCTTAATATCTCTTCCTCTCCCTGATTTCCTGAGATTTCATTTTCAGGTTGAGCATCTCATCTGTATTCAGATAGTTCCATGAGGCTTTCATTACCTGCGGATAGGCTGCTTTCAATATATCCGAGAATGCCTTGACTCTTCCGTCATATAAAGTGCGTGTAGCTCTCCACCCGTAGGTATTTCTCGAATACCCCCCTCCTCCACAGCCGTCAGAAGGAACATAGTGCGAGCCTGTAACATATTGCTCCTTTCCCGTGGCATACTCAACCTGGAAATCCTGAACTCCAAGGTCCAGTTTCTTTATCCACATCTTTTCTTCTGACATAGGTTCAAGCATATAAAAATATACCTTCATGCCGACGGTCATTGTAGAGGAATAAATATCTCCCAAACCTCCACCCTCAAAAGTTGCCTCTCCTTTATACTTAGGATCGCTGGAATGATGAATGTCAAATATAACACCTATTGAAAGAGTGAGATCAGAGCCTTTTTTATCAGGATACGTAACCTCAGCCAGAGCAAAGGGGCCCTTTGTAGTCATGCCTTTAGCCACCAACTGCGATTGAACATCCTCACCCATGCTGCCGGCAAAGCTTTGAAATACCTTCCGCATGTCGGGTGTCATGGAGCCGCCGGCTGCAACCTTTACCCCGCCGGTATATTCCTGTGTAGCAGTATCTTTATATTCAGGGACAGTTATCACGACTGTCAGGTTTGCACTGCCTGGTTTCTTAGCTTCGGGTATATTATATCTCGGGAATGAATATAAATCGGTGTATTGAGGAATTGTGGAATACTGAACTTGCGGCTGGTGAGTTGGAGGCACGCATGATGTTGTTGCCAGAAAAACAGTTGAATAAAAAAGAAAGCCGAGCGGGATGATGCCGCCAGATATAATTAATAACATCTTTTTAGTATTCATAATGAAATGTTAAACATCAGTGGATTAAATGTCAAGGAAATATTTCCGAAAAATAGAGATAGAATTATGAAACCGTTGATTTATCTGTCATTGCGAGAACCCGAAGGGTTCGTGGCAATCTCATTGCAAAAGACGAGATTGCTTCGCTTTGCTCGCAATGACAACCTTCTATGTCTATTTTTCGGAAATTTTACAGGAATTTTTATGCAACTGCACCCAACCATCTTGAAATGTCAGGAGGAACCATGCCTCTTTTTCTTAATCGCATATGGCATATCTGTTTGCAATTGCTCCGAGCCTTTCTTGCCTTTCTTTTTCTATCAAAATTTTTTCGGAGATTTGGACAGAGGAAATCCAGAGCAGACAAGAAACTATTCTATTATCGTCAACCCAAGCCCGCATGGGTGAGACATGAAATAATCCGTCTCAAGGCATTGATGCCTGAGGCAGGCTGTAGAACGATTGCTCATACGTTTAATCGCAGGTTTGCAGAGAGCAGGCAAATGACAGTAAGTAAAACATATGCCAATGATGTTATCAGAAAGAACAAATATGAGATTCAGGTTTTGAGAAAAGAAATAAAAAATAGAAGGCCGAAAGATATTCCGGGAAATCTTGTCTGGGGAATGGACCTGACAGGTAAGACCGAT is from Nitrospirota bacterium and encodes:
- a CDS encoding DUF4070 domain-containing protein produces the protein MKICLINPRLPLSLWDFSYSRDIDGNVFPFPPLSLATLAALTPREHDVVICDENVKPVDFDTDADIVGITGYHIQKERVYQLADLFRSKGKTVAIGGPLVQKSNLGECAEHADIVFLGEAEYTWPSFIRDFQSGTVQPLYAQDGFVDLGASPAPRFELLELSAYSTAIIETSRGCPHSCEFCEIPIRLGKRPRNKSVEQVMTEIRSLYALGADSIFIIDDNFFGNRKRALDLLVEIKRFVKAIDYRVYFSCQFTIDISRDEELLILMNKANFRRVFVGIETPSELSLTMAKKNQNTKIDLLDAVRRIQSNNIIVWGSFIVGFDSDDTNIFNEQLGFIQAASIPVVMVGILQAIPGTPLYERITQEGRLRDNEAGGIRGKADSLIHTNIKPVNMSSEELAEGYRYLVRNLYSYDNFAERLISAVKLGGKHGIKGRTKISKKGILTLLRLVNYYVLSTDLRRIYMFMRIIVQTLLHNPQHVQTVLMHLVVYKHLKLFYEQGTSFN
- a CDS encoding radical SAM protein, whose translation is MKITFINPKHHPHSMNFHHCMDLVGVKYSHMPLSLPTLAALTPPDCAVGLIDENVEAVSFETDADIIALTGSVPQRKRVFELANEYRKRGKLVALGGPITFDMLEECKTYADVVFIGEAEYTWPAFIDDFKQGKQKSIYHQKEFINIEDSPVPHFHLLKSGQYASGCIQVTRGCPYRCDFCDIPIKYGGQPRSKKIEQVLSEIRILSGLGNDSVFIVDDNFAGNKPYAKTLLKEIAALLPSLPTKMYFYTQAALDVANDDELLDLFRAANFLRLFIGIETGDKGKLSELNKRHQIDMDITRAVEKIKSYGITVWAGIMFGLESDDLSSFDRQLEFIRDTNFIPVQVGLLQALPETPLYRRALETNRLLRLPSLLGLTALSEEEVSKATNLIPQKMSEEELEKNFARILRKMFSPESFRAKMIQYIGSNTRNLTSSMPVLNLKTAMILIRMLSFYLFRADRKTRKMFFHVLKSLASHRLRNLDETVFHLLAYKHMQTHYYRIAEICESKR
- a CDS encoding prolipoprotein diacylglyceryl transferase — encoded protein: MLPSIYFGSLEISTWRLAALGSVVICWILFLIRSKKLGYPFYTIFPWLLFALPVGTLGAHLFNKIIPVLAGAESTSYPFSGLTVIGSIISVLLYSLLYIKYVMKIPPMQLMDAVAFTFPLSVLLGRIGCLLNGCCYGKIAPDSIKTSFLSVFTLPLDFYIPSSQIRHDYHGMPHDSLVWNLPLLFMLEAFAILVITEIMYHKREKWALYPGTVFASAGTLYSGGRFFLEFMRKDEMIGNTIFNAWQMATLVLFLFFSLWLCFSLYRRYQNLSRNKESI